A stretch of the Perca fluviatilis chromosome 17, GENO_Pfluv_1.0, whole genome shotgun sequence genome encodes the following:
- the LOC120545149 gene encoding tripartite motif-containing protein 16-like isoform X2 → MAQKGVQLDRETFSCSICLDLLKDPVTIPCGHSYCMNCIKSHWDEEDRKYIYSCPQCGQSFTPRPVLLKSTMLADLVEELKKTGLQAAPADHCYAGAEDVACDVCTGRKLKAHKSCLQCQASYCDEHLQPHYESAPYKKHKLVEPSKKLQENVCSRHDEVMKMFCRTDQQLICYLCSVEEHKGHDTVSAAAERAERQRELEGSRQNIQQRIQDREKDVKLLRQQAEAINLSADKAVKDSEKIFTELIRLLEKRSSDVKQQVRSQQKSEVSRVKELQEKLEQEITELKRKDAELKKLSHTEDHNQFLHNYPSLSPLSQSTSSIHITPLSCFEDVTAAVSEVRDKLQDVLREKWTNPKTRAGFLKYSREITLEPNTANTMLLLSEGNRKATVMGQQQSYSSHPDRFTDYLQVLSRESLTGCCYWEVERRGGVSVAVAYKNISRTGRSIECFFGRNDISWALDCDNSYTFWSNNVQTPVSGPLSSRVGVYLDHSAGILSFYSVSETMTLLHRVQTTFTQPLYAGLWFYWYSPKDSAELCKLR, encoded by the exons atggcgcagaaaggagttcagctggaccgggaaaccttctcttgttccatctgtctggatctactgaaggatccggtgactattccctgtggacacagctactgcatgaactgtattaaaagccactggGATGAAGAGGATCGTAAGTATATCTACAGCTGCCCTCAGTGTGGGCAGAGcttcacaccgaggcctgtccTGCTTAAAAGCACCATGTTagcagatttagtggaggagctgaagaagactggactccaagctgctcctgctgatcactgctatgctggagctgaagatgtggcctgtgatgtctgcactgggagaaaactcaaagcaCACAAGTCCTGTCTTCAATGTCAGGCTTCTTACTGTGATGAACATCTTCAGCCTCATTATGAATCAGCTCCAtacaagaaacacaagctggtggagccgtccaagaagctccaggagaacgtctgctctcgtcatgatgaggtgatgaagatgttctgccgtactgatcagcagcttatctgttatctctgctctgtggaggaacataaaggccacgacacagtctcagctgcagcagagagagctgagaggcagagagagctcgaggggagtcgacaaaacatccagcagagaatccaggacagagagaaagatgtgaagctgcttcgacagcaggcggaggccatcaatctctctgctgataaagcagtgaaggacagcgagaagatcttcactgagctgatccgtctcctggagaaaagaagctctgatgtgaagcagcaggtcagatcccagcagaaaagtgaagtgagtcgagtcaaagagcttcaggagaagctggagcaggagatcactgagctgaagaggaaagacgctgagctgaagaaactctcacacacagaggatcacaaccagtttctacacaactacccctcactgtcaccactcagccaatcaacatccagcatccatatcactcctctgagctgctttgaggacgtgacagcagccgtgtcagaagtcagagataaactacaggacgttctgagagagaagtggacaaac cccaagaccagagctggattcttaaaatattcacgtgaaatcacactggagccaaacacagcaaacacaatgctgttattatctgagggAAACAGAAAAGCAACAGTAATGGGTCAACAACAGtcttattctagtcacccagacagattcactgATTATCTgcaggtcctgagtagagagagtctgactggatgttgttactgggaggtggagaggagaggaggagtttctgtagcagtcgcatacaagaatatcagcagaACAGGGAGATCGATTGAATGTTTCTTTGGACGAAATGACATATCTTGGGCATTAGATTGTGACAACAGTTATACATTTTGGTCTAACAATGTCCAAACTCCCGTCTCAGGTCCtctgtcctccagagtaggagtgtacctggatcacagtgcaggtattctgtccttctacagcgtctctgaaaccatgactctcctccacagagtccagaccacattcactcagccgctcTATGCCGGACTTTGGTTTTATTGGTATTCACCTAAAgactctgctgagttgtgtaaactgagatag
- the LOC120545149 gene encoding tripartite motif-containing protein 16-like isoform X3 codes for MAQKGVQLDRETFSCSICLDLLKDPVTIPCGHSYCMNCIKSHWDEEDRKYIYSCPQCGQSFTPRPVLLKSTMLADLVEELKKTGLQAAPADHCYAGAEDVACDVCTGRKLKAHKSCLQCQASYCDEHLQPHYESAPYKKHKLVEPSKKLQENVCSRHDEVMKMFCRTDQQLICYLCSVEEHKGHDTVSAAAERAERQRELEGSRQNIQQRIQDREKDVKLLRQQAEAINLSADKAVKDSEKIFTELIRLLEKRSSDVKQQVRSQQKSEVSRVKELQEKLEQEITELKRKDAELKKLSHTEDHNQFLHNYPSLSPLSQSTSSVLLPQPEPKTRAGFLKYSREITLEPNTANTMLLLSEGNRKATVMGQQQSYSSHPDRFTDYLQVLSRESLTGCCYWEVERRGGVSVAVAYKNISRTGRSIECFFGRNDISWALDCDNSYTFWSNNVQTPVSGPLSSRVGVYLDHSAGILSFYSVSETMTLLHRVQTTFTQPLYAGLWFYWYSPKDSAELCKLR; via the exons atggcgcagaaaggagttcagctggaccgggaaaccttctcttgttccatctgtctggatctactgaaggatccggtgactattccctgtggacacagctactgcatgaactgtattaaaagccactggGATGAAGAGGATCGTAAGTATATCTACAGCTGCCCTCAGTGTGGGCAGAGcttcacaccgaggcctgtccTGCTTAAAAGCACCATGTTagcagatttagtggaggagctgaagaagactggactccaagctgctcctgctgatcactgctatgctggagctgaagatgtggcctgtgatgtctgcactgggagaaaactcaaagcaCACAAGTCCTGTCTTCAATGTCAGGCTTCTTACTGTGATGAACATCTTCAGCCTCATTATGAATCAGCTCCAtacaagaaacacaagctggtggagccgtccaagaagctccaggagaacgtctgctctcgtcatgatgaggtgatgaagatgttctgccgtactgatcagcagcttatctgttatctctgctctgtggaggaacataaaggccacgacacagtctcagctgcagcagagagagctgagaggcagagagagctcgaggggagtcgacaaaacatccagcagagaatccaggacagagagaaagatgtgaagctgcttcgacagcaggcggaggccatcaatctctctgctgataaagcagtgaaggacagcgagaagatcttcactgagctgatccgtctcctggagaaaagaagctctgatgtgaagcagcaggtcagatcccagcagaaaagtgaagtgagtcgagtcaaagagcttcaggagaagctggagcaggagatcactgagctgaagaggaaagacgctgagctgaagaaactctcacacacagaggatcacaaccagtttctacacaactacccctcactgtcaccactcagccaatcaacatccagc gttttactgccacaaccagagcccaagaccagagctggattcttaaaatattcacgtgaaatcacactggagccaaacacagcaaacacaatgctgttattatctgagggAAACAGAAAAGCAACAGTAATGGGTCAACAACAGtcttattctagtcacccagacagattcactgATTATCTgcaggtcctgagtagagagagtctgactggatgttgttactgggaggtggagaggagaggaggagtttctgtagcagtcgcatacaagaatatcagcagaACAGGGAGATCGATTGAATGTTTCTTTGGACGAAATGACATATCTTGGGCATTAGATTGTGACAACAGTTATACATTTTGGTCTAACAATGTCCAAACTCCCGTCTCAGGTCCtctgtcctccagagtaggagtgtacctggatcacagtgcaggtattctgtccttctacagcgtctctgaaaccatgactctcctccacagagtccagaccacattcactcagccgctcTATGCCGGACTTTGGTTTTATTGGTATTCACCTAAAgactctgctgagttgtgtaaactgagatag
- the LOC120545149 gene encoding tripartite motif-containing protein 16-like isoform X1 yields MAQKGVQLDRETFSCSICLDLLKDPVTIPCGHSYCMNCIKSHWDEEDRKYIYSCPQCGQSFTPRPVLLKSTMLADLVEELKKTGLQAAPADHCYAGAEDVACDVCTGRKLKAHKSCLQCQASYCDEHLQPHYESAPYKKHKLVEPSKKLQENVCSRHDEVMKMFCRTDQQLICYLCSVEEHKGHDTVSAAAERAERQRELEGSRQNIQQRIQDREKDVKLLRQQAEAINLSADKAVKDSEKIFTELIRLLEKRSSDVKQQVRSQQKSEVSRVKELQEKLEQEITELKRKDAELKKLSHTEDHNQFLHNYPSLSPLSQSTSSIHITPLSCFEDVTAAVSEVRDKLQDVLREKWTNVSLTGTEVDVLLPQPEPKTRAGFLKYSREITLEPNTANTMLLLSEGNRKATVMGQQQSYSSHPDRFTDYLQVLSRESLTGCCYWEVERRGGVSVAVAYKNISRTGRSIECFFGRNDISWALDCDNSYTFWSNNVQTPVSGPLSSRVGVYLDHSAGILSFYSVSETMTLLHRVQTTFTQPLYAGLWFYWYSPKDSAELCKLR; encoded by the coding sequence atggcgcagaaaggagttcagctggaccgggaaaccttctcttgttccatctgtctggatctactgaaggatccggtgactattccctgtggacacagctactgcatgaactgtattaaaagccactggGATGAAGAGGATCGTAAGTATATCTACAGCTGCCCTCAGTGTGGGCAGAGcttcacaccgaggcctgtccTGCTTAAAAGCACCATGTTagcagatttagtggaggagctgaagaagactggactccaagctgctcctgctgatcactgctatgctggagctgaagatgtggcctgtgatgtctgcactgggagaaaactcaaagcaCACAAGTCCTGTCTTCAATGTCAGGCTTCTTACTGTGATGAACATCTTCAGCCTCATTATGAATCAGCTCCAtacaagaaacacaagctggtggagccgtccaagaagctccaggagaacgtctgctctcgtcatgatgaggtgatgaagatgttctgccgtactgatcagcagcttatctgttatctctgctctgtggaggaacataaaggccacgacacagtctcagctgcagcagagagagctgagaggcagagagagctcgaggggagtcgacaaaacatccagcagagaatccaggacagagagaaagatgtgaagctgcttcgacagcaggcggaggccatcaatctctctgctgataaagcagtgaaggacagcgagaagatcttcactgagctgatccgtctcctggagaaaagaagctctgatgtgaagcagcaggtcagatcccagcagaaaagtgaagtgagtcgagtcaaagagcttcaggagaagctggagcaggagatcactgagctgaagaggaaagacgctgagctgaagaaactctcacacacagaggatcacaaccagtttctacacaactacccctcactgtcaccactcagccaatcaacatccagcatccatatcactcctctgagctgctttgaggacgtgacagcagccgtgtcagaagtcagagataaactacaggacgttctgagagagaagtggacaaacgtctcactgacagggactgaagtggacgttttactgccacaaccagagcccaagaccagagctggattcttaaaatattcacgtgaaatcacactggagccaaacacagcaaacacaatgctgttattatctgagggAAACAGAAAAGCAACAGTAATGGGTCAACAACAGtcttattctagtcacccagacagattcactgATTATCTgcaggtcctgagtagagagagtctgactggatgttgttactgggaggtggagaggagaggaggagtttctgtagcagtcgcatacaagaatatcagcagaACAGGGAGATCGATTGAATGTTTCTTTGGACGAAATGACATATCTTGGGCATTAGATTGTGACAACAGTTATACATTTTGGTCTAACAATGTCCAAACTCCCGTCTCAGGTCCtctgtcctccagagtaggagtgtacctggatcacagtgcaggtattctgtccttctacagcgtctctgaaaccatgactctcctccacagagtccagaccacattcactcagccgctcTATGCCGGACTTTGGTTTTATTGGTATTCACCTAAAgactctgctgagttgtgtaaactgagatag